In Camelus bactrianus isolate YW-2024 breed Bactrian camel chromosome 10, ASM4877302v1, whole genome shotgun sequence, a genomic segment contains:
- the LOC105076490 gene encoding putative inactive 1-aminocyclopropane-1-carboxylate synthase-like protein 2 isoform X5: MSENMDRGSSQPDEAHMSIQSRSNPSDIPHMSDGQVWDQASRNHSIHTCLMEMVLSLQQAVADHITQLATRHQQQDLVPEEQGHNQPIWGQEALLGRLMFQMVNHLQFGATGGQKFQPPCPSEDSKGDVRSREQAQVSKQIYKIFYQLTNFEDTSINYVLSNRGVETSALYHGSFQDYNTYQGNKYHEDKNTSGFINLGTSENKLCTDLLTERLSRSDMNYIDDDLLQYSDWRGQPFLREEVAQFLTYYCKAPAPLDPENVVVLNGCSSVFSALATVLCDPGEAFLVPTPTYSDFVFSAHLYAKVDLVPVDLESQVSDANTHPFQLTVDKLEQALLNAKLEGKKVRGLVLINPQNPLGHIYSQDSLMEYLEFAKKHSLHVIIDEIYMLSVFDESITFRSVLSMESLPDPNKTHMIWGTSKDFGISGFRFGTLYTHNKEVALAMSSFGYLHGISGITQYKLHRLLQDREWIDNVYLPTNHSRLQEAHRFITNELKSSKIPFLSHGSGLYVWISLRKYLDPCTFEEELLLHRRFLDKKLILSCGKTFMCKEPGWFRLVFAATPLLLKHAMQRFYTVLVEQEQDWVVKQLEDAINQEVEDLPASDASQSYSREVILTSGLEGCCSDLGL, translated from the exons ATGAGTGAAAACATGGACAGAG GTTCTAGCCAGCCAGATGAGGCCCATATGAGTATCCAGAGCAGGAGTAACCCATCAGACATCCCCCACATGTCTGACGGCCAGGTGTGGGACCAGGCCTCCAGGAACCATAGCATCCACACCTGTCTGATGGAGATGGTGCTGTCCTTGCAGCAGGCCGTGGCGGATCACATCACGCAGCTGGCGACCAGGCACCAGCAGCAGGACCTGGTGCCAGAGGAGCAGGGGCACAATCAGCCCATCTGGGGGCAGGAAGCCCTCCTGGGTCGCTTAATGTTCCAGATGGTCAACCACCTACAATTTGGGGCCACCGGAGGCCAGAAATTCCAACCACCTTGCCCTTCTGAGGACTCTAAGGGTGATGTCAGAAGTAGGGAACAGGCCCAAGTATCCAAGCAGATTTACAAGATATTTTACCAACTGACTAATTTTGAAGATACATCTATCAACTATGTCCTGTCCAACCGTGGGGTTGAAACCTCTGCTTTATACCACGGCAGCTTCCAGGACTACAACACCTACCAAGGAAACAAATACCATGAGGACAAGAACACTTCG GGCTTCATCAACCTTGGTACCAGTGAGAACAAGCTCTGTACTGATCTGCTAACTGAAAGG TTGAGTCGGAGTGACATGAACTACATTGATGATGACCTTCTGCAATATTCTGATTGGAGAGGGCAGCCATT CCTGCGGGAAGAAGTGGCCCAGTTCCTGACCTACTACTGTAAGGCACCGGCCCCCCTTGATCCGGAAAAT GTGGTTGTTCTAAACGGCTGCTCCTCTGTCTTCTCCGCACTGGCCACGGTTCTGTGTGATCCAGGTG AGGCCTTTCTGGTCCCCACTCCCACCTATAGTGACTTCGTCTTTAGTGCCCACCTGTATGCGAAGGTTGATCTAGTTCCTGTCGACCTGGAGAGTCAG GTCAGTGATGCAAACACACATCCATTCCAGCTCACCGTGGACAAGTTGGAGCAAGCCCTGCTCAATGCTAAGCTTGAG GGGAAAAAGGTCCGAGGCCTCGTGCTAATCAACCCTCAGAATCCTCTGGGACACATCTACTCCCAAGACTCACTGATGGAATATCTGGAATTTGCCAAGAA GCACAGCCTACACGTGATTATAGATGAGATTTACATGCTGTCTGTGTTTGATGAGTCCATCACATTCCGTAGTGTTCTGAGCATGGAGAG ctTGCCTGACCCCAACAAGACCCATATGATCTGGGGCACCAGTAAG GATTTCGGCATCTCTGGCTTCCGCTTTGGCACTCTGTACACCCATAACAAGGAGGTGGCCTTGGCCATGAGCTCTTTTGGCTACCTTCATGGCATCTCTGGCATCACCCAGTACAAGCTGCATCGGCTGCTCCAGGACAGAG AATGGATTGACAATGTGTACCTGCCCACTAACCACTCCCGGCTGCAGGAGGCTCACAGGTTCATCACTAATGAACTGAAGTCATCGAAGATCCCTTTTCTCAGTCATGGCTCTGGCCTCTATGTCTGGATCAGCTTGAGAAAG TACCTGGACCCATGCACATTTGAGGAAGAGTTGCTCCTCCATCGCCGCTTCCTGGACAAAAAGCTGATATTGTCCTGTGGCAAGACCTTTATGTGTAAGGAGCCTGGCTGGTTCCGCCTCGTCTTTGCAGCTACACCTCTCCTGCTAAAACACG CCATGCAAAGGTTCTATACGGTGCTAGTGGAGCAGGAGCAGGATTGGGTAGTGAAGCAACTGGAGGATGCAATAAACCAGGAAGTGGAGGACCTCCCAGCCAGTGACGCCAGCCAGTCTTACTCTCGGGAAGTCATACTAACCTCGGGTCTGGAAGGCTGTTGTTCTGACCTGGGACTGTGA
- the LOC105076490 gene encoding putative inactive 1-aminocyclopropane-1-carboxylate synthase-like protein 2 isoform X6 gives MSIQSRSNPSDIPHMSDGQVWDQASRNHSIHTCLMEMVLSLQQAVADHITQLATRHQQQDLVPEEQGHNQPIWGQEALLGRLMFQMVNHLQFGATGGQKFQPPCPSEDSKGDVRSREQAQVSKQIYKIFYQLTNFEDTSINYVLSNRGVETSALYHGSFQDYNTYQGNKYHEDKNTSGFINLGTSENKLCTDLLTERLSRSDMNYIDDDLLQYSDWRGQPFLREEVAQFLTYYCKAPAPLDPENVVVLNGCSSVFSALATVLCDPGEAFLVPTPTYSDFVFSAHLYAKVDLVPVDLESQVSDANTHPFQLTVDKLEQALLNAKLEGKKVRGLVLINPQNPLGHIYSQDSLMEYLEFAKKHSLHVIIDEIYMLSVFDESITFRSVLSMESLPDPNKTHMIWGTSKDFGISGFRFGTLYTHNKEVALAMSSFGYLHGISGITQYKLHRLLQDREWIDNVYLPTNHSRLQEAHRFITNELKSSKIPFLSHGSGLYVWISLRKYLDPCTFEEELLLHRRFLDKKLILSCGKTFMCKEPGWFRLVFAATPLLLKHAMQRFYTVLVEQEQDWVVKQLEDAINQEVEDLPASDASQSYSREVILTSGLEGCCSDLGL, from the exons ATGAGTATCCAGAGCAGGAGTAACCCATCAGACATCCCCCACATGTCTGACGGCCAGGTGTGGGACCAGGCCTCCAGGAACCATAGCATCCACACCTGTCTGATGGAGATGGTGCTGTCCTTGCAGCAGGCCGTGGCGGATCACATCACGCAGCTGGCGACCAGGCACCAGCAGCAGGACCTGGTGCCAGAGGAGCAGGGGCACAATCAGCCCATCTGGGGGCAGGAAGCCCTCCTGGGTCGCTTAATGTTCCAGATGGTCAACCACCTACAATTTGGGGCCACCGGAGGCCAGAAATTCCAACCACCTTGCCCTTCTGAGGACTCTAAGGGTGATGTCAGAAGTAGGGAACAGGCCCAAGTATCCAAGCAGATTTACAAGATATTTTACCAACTGACTAATTTTGAAGATACATCTATCAACTATGTCCTGTCCAACCGTGGGGTTGAAACCTCTGCTTTATACCACGGCAGCTTCCAGGACTACAACACCTACCAAGGAAACAAATACCATGAGGACAAGAACACTTCG GGCTTCATCAACCTTGGTACCAGTGAGAACAAGCTCTGTACTGATCTGCTAACTGAAAGG TTGAGTCGGAGTGACATGAACTACATTGATGATGACCTTCTGCAATATTCTGATTGGAGAGGGCAGCCATT CCTGCGGGAAGAAGTGGCCCAGTTCCTGACCTACTACTGTAAGGCACCGGCCCCCCTTGATCCGGAAAAT GTGGTTGTTCTAAACGGCTGCTCCTCTGTCTTCTCCGCACTGGCCACGGTTCTGTGTGATCCAGGTG AGGCCTTTCTGGTCCCCACTCCCACCTATAGTGACTTCGTCTTTAGTGCCCACCTGTATGCGAAGGTTGATCTAGTTCCTGTCGACCTGGAGAGTCAG GTCAGTGATGCAAACACACATCCATTCCAGCTCACCGTGGACAAGTTGGAGCAAGCCCTGCTCAATGCTAAGCTTGAG GGGAAAAAGGTCCGAGGCCTCGTGCTAATCAACCCTCAGAATCCTCTGGGACACATCTACTCCCAAGACTCACTGATGGAATATCTGGAATTTGCCAAGAA GCACAGCCTACACGTGATTATAGATGAGATTTACATGCTGTCTGTGTTTGATGAGTCCATCACATTCCGTAGTGTTCTGAGCATGGAGAG ctTGCCTGACCCCAACAAGACCCATATGATCTGGGGCACCAGTAAG GATTTCGGCATCTCTGGCTTCCGCTTTGGCACTCTGTACACCCATAACAAGGAGGTGGCCTTGGCCATGAGCTCTTTTGGCTACCTTCATGGCATCTCTGGCATCACCCAGTACAAGCTGCATCGGCTGCTCCAGGACAGAG AATGGATTGACAATGTGTACCTGCCCACTAACCACTCCCGGCTGCAGGAGGCTCACAGGTTCATCACTAATGAACTGAAGTCATCGAAGATCCCTTTTCTCAGTCATGGCTCTGGCCTCTATGTCTGGATCAGCTTGAGAAAG TACCTGGACCCATGCACATTTGAGGAAGAGTTGCTCCTCCATCGCCGCTTCCTGGACAAAAAGCTGATATTGTCCTGTGGCAAGACCTTTATGTGTAAGGAGCCTGGCTGGTTCCGCCTCGTCTTTGCAGCTACACCTCTCCTGCTAAAACACG CCATGCAAAGGTTCTATACGGTGCTAGTGGAGCAGGAGCAGGATTGGGTAGTGAAGCAACTGGAGGATGCAATAAACCAGGAAGTGGAGGACCTCCCAGCCAGTGACGCCAGCCAGTCTTACTCTCGGGAAGTCATACTAACCTCGGGTCTGGAAGGCTGTTGTTCTGACCTGGGACTGTGA
- the LOC105076490 gene encoding putative inactive 1-aminocyclopropane-1-carboxylate synthase-like protein 2 isoform X2, whose protein sequence is MPERAWEEGGVEGGNKSAQQIWILILPLRFYSCATLPKASNFSAPGVISKRSWEHGCRAELDGARRDPAVSASSVASLPRARATRAGRWLLWEGGPVLCPPFFRPLTCAFSASALSFPHQEGKQGFGDPFWRSHATVVVVGAPALCRRGSSQPDEAHMSIQSRSNPSDIPHMSDGQVWDQASRNHSIHTCLMEMVLSLQQAVADHITQLATRHQQQDLVPEEQGHNQPIWGQEALLGRLMFQMVNHLQFGATGGQKFQPPCPSEDSKGDVRSREQAQVSKQIYKIFYQLTNFEDTSINYVLSNRGVETSALYHGSFQDYNTYQGNKYHEDKNTSLSRSDMNYIDDDLLQYSDWRGQPFLREEVAQFLTYYCKAPAPLDPENVVVLNGCSSVFSALATVLCDPGEAFLVPTPTYSDFVFSAHLYAKVDLVPVDLESQVSDANTHPFQLTVDKLEQALLNAKLEGKKVRGLVLINPQNPLGHIYSQDSLMEYLEFAKKHSLHVIIDEIYMLSVFDESITFRSVLSMESLPDPNKTHMIWGTSKDFGISGFRFGTLYTHNKEVALAMSSFGYLHGISGITQYKLHRLLQDREWIDNVYLPTNHSRLQEAHRFITNELKSSKIPFLSHGSGLYVWISLRKYLDPCTFEEELLLHRRFLDKKLILSCGKTFMCKEPGWFRLVFAATPLLLKHAMQRFYTVLVEQEQDWVVKQLEDAINQEVEDLPASDASQSYSREVILTSGLEGCCSDLGL, encoded by the exons ATGCCAGAAAGAGCTTGGGAGGAGGGCGGAGTGGAGGGAGGAAACAAAAGCGCTCAGCAAATCTGGATTCTCATCCTACCCCTGAGGTTTTATAGTTGTGCGACATTGCCTAAGGCATCCAACTTCTCTGCGCCCGGGGTCATATCTAAAAGATCCTGGGAGCACGGTTGCCGCGCTGAGTTGGATGGGGCTCGTCGGGATCCGGCAGTCAGCGCGAGCTCGGTCGCCAGCCTTCCGCGGGCACGCGCCACGCGGGCAGGGCGCTGGCTGCTCTGGGAGGGGGGTCCAGTTCTTTGCCCACCTTTCTTCCGTCCTCTCACTTGCGCTTTCTCTGCGTCTGCCCTGAGTTTTCCGCACCAGGAAGGAAAACAAGGGTTTGGCGACCCCTTTTGGCGAAGCCATGCTACAGTTGTGGTGGTCGGAGCCCCTGCACTCTGCAGGAGAG GTTCTAGCCAGCCAGATGAGGCCCATATGAGTATCCAGAGCAGGAGTAACCCATCAGACATCCCCCACATGTCTGACGGCCAGGTGTGGGACCAGGCCTCCAGGAACCATAGCATCCACACCTGTCTGATGGAGATGGTGCTGTCCTTGCAGCAGGCCGTGGCGGATCACATCACGCAGCTGGCGACCAGGCACCAGCAGCAGGACCTGGTGCCAGAGGAGCAGGGGCACAATCAGCCCATCTGGGGGCAGGAAGCCCTCCTGGGTCGCTTAATGTTCCAGATGGTCAACCACCTACAATTTGGGGCCACCGGAGGCCAGAAATTCCAACCACCTTGCCCTTCTGAGGACTCTAAGGGTGATGTCAGAAGTAGGGAACAGGCCCAAGTATCCAAGCAGATTTACAAGATATTTTACCAACTGACTAATTTTGAAGATACATCTATCAACTATGTCCTGTCCAACCGTGGGGTTGAAACCTCTGCTTTATACCACGGCAGCTTCCAGGACTACAACACCTACCAAGGAAACAAATACCATGAGGACAAGAACACTTCG TTGAGTCGGAGTGACATGAACTACATTGATGATGACCTTCTGCAATATTCTGATTGGAGAGGGCAGCCATT CCTGCGGGAAGAAGTGGCCCAGTTCCTGACCTACTACTGTAAGGCACCGGCCCCCCTTGATCCGGAAAAT GTGGTTGTTCTAAACGGCTGCTCCTCTGTCTTCTCCGCACTGGCCACGGTTCTGTGTGATCCAGGTG AGGCCTTTCTGGTCCCCACTCCCACCTATAGTGACTTCGTCTTTAGTGCCCACCTGTATGCGAAGGTTGATCTAGTTCCTGTCGACCTGGAGAGTCAG GTCAGTGATGCAAACACACATCCATTCCAGCTCACCGTGGACAAGTTGGAGCAAGCCCTGCTCAATGCTAAGCTTGAG GGGAAAAAGGTCCGAGGCCTCGTGCTAATCAACCCTCAGAATCCTCTGGGACACATCTACTCCCAAGACTCACTGATGGAATATCTGGAATTTGCCAAGAA GCACAGCCTACACGTGATTATAGATGAGATTTACATGCTGTCTGTGTTTGATGAGTCCATCACATTCCGTAGTGTTCTGAGCATGGAGAG ctTGCCTGACCCCAACAAGACCCATATGATCTGGGGCACCAGTAAG GATTTCGGCATCTCTGGCTTCCGCTTTGGCACTCTGTACACCCATAACAAGGAGGTGGCCTTGGCCATGAGCTCTTTTGGCTACCTTCATGGCATCTCTGGCATCACCCAGTACAAGCTGCATCGGCTGCTCCAGGACAGAG AATGGATTGACAATGTGTACCTGCCCACTAACCACTCCCGGCTGCAGGAGGCTCACAGGTTCATCACTAATGAACTGAAGTCATCGAAGATCCCTTTTCTCAGTCATGGCTCTGGCCTCTATGTCTGGATCAGCTTGAGAAAG TACCTGGACCCATGCACATTTGAGGAAGAGTTGCTCCTCCATCGCCGCTTCCTGGACAAAAAGCTGATATTGTCCTGTGGCAAGACCTTTATGTGTAAGGAGCCTGGCTGGTTCCGCCTCGTCTTTGCAGCTACACCTCTCCTGCTAAAACACG CCATGCAAAGGTTCTATACGGTGCTAGTGGAGCAGGAGCAGGATTGGGTAGTGAAGCAACTGGAGGATGCAATAAACCAGGAAGTGGAGGACCTCCCAGCCAGTGACGCCAGCCAGTCTTACTCTCGGGAAGTCATACTAACCTCGGGTCTGGAAGGCTGTTGTTCTGACCTGGGACTGTGA
- the LOC105076490 gene encoding putative inactive 1-aminocyclopropane-1-carboxylate synthase-like protein 2 isoform X1, whose translation MPERAWEEGGVEGGNKSAQQIWILILPLRFYSCATLPKASNFSAPGVISKRSWEHGCRAELDGARRDPAVSASSVASLPRARATRAGRWLLWEGGPVLCPPFFRPLTCAFSASALSFPHQEGKQGFGDPFWRSHATVVVVGAPALCRRGSSQPDEAHMSIQSRSNPSDIPHMSDGQVWDQASRNHSIHTCLMEMVLSLQQAVADHITQLATRHQQQDLVPEEQGHNQPIWGQEALLGRLMFQMVNHLQFGATGGQKFQPPCPSEDSKGDVRSREQAQVSKQIYKIFYQLTNFEDTSINYVLSNRGVETSALYHGSFQDYNTYQGNKYHEDKNTSGFINLGTSENKLCTDLLTERLSRSDMNYIDDDLLQYSDWRGQPFLREEVAQFLTYYCKAPAPLDPENVVVLNGCSSVFSALATVLCDPGEAFLVPTPTYSDFVFSAHLYAKVDLVPVDLESQVSDANTHPFQLTVDKLEQALLNAKLEGKKVRGLVLINPQNPLGHIYSQDSLMEYLEFAKKHSLHVIIDEIYMLSVFDESITFRSVLSMESLPDPNKTHMIWGTSKDFGISGFRFGTLYTHNKEVALAMSSFGYLHGISGITQYKLHRLLQDREWIDNVYLPTNHSRLQEAHRFITNELKSSKIPFLSHGSGLYVWISLRKYLDPCTFEEELLLHRRFLDKKLILSCGKTFMCKEPGWFRLVFAATPLLLKHAMQRFYTVLVEQEQDWVVKQLEDAINQEVEDLPASDASQSYSREVILTSGLEGCCSDLGL comes from the exons ATGCCAGAAAGAGCTTGGGAGGAGGGCGGAGTGGAGGGAGGAAACAAAAGCGCTCAGCAAATCTGGATTCTCATCCTACCCCTGAGGTTTTATAGTTGTGCGACATTGCCTAAGGCATCCAACTTCTCTGCGCCCGGGGTCATATCTAAAAGATCCTGGGAGCACGGTTGCCGCGCTGAGTTGGATGGGGCTCGTCGGGATCCGGCAGTCAGCGCGAGCTCGGTCGCCAGCCTTCCGCGGGCACGCGCCACGCGGGCAGGGCGCTGGCTGCTCTGGGAGGGGGGTCCAGTTCTTTGCCCACCTTTCTTCCGTCCTCTCACTTGCGCTTTCTCTGCGTCTGCCCTGAGTTTTCCGCACCAGGAAGGAAAACAAGGGTTTGGCGACCCCTTTTGGCGAAGCCATGCTACAGTTGTGGTGGTCGGAGCCCCTGCACTCTGCAGGAGAG GTTCTAGCCAGCCAGATGAGGCCCATATGAGTATCCAGAGCAGGAGTAACCCATCAGACATCCCCCACATGTCTGACGGCCAGGTGTGGGACCAGGCCTCCAGGAACCATAGCATCCACACCTGTCTGATGGAGATGGTGCTGTCCTTGCAGCAGGCCGTGGCGGATCACATCACGCAGCTGGCGACCAGGCACCAGCAGCAGGACCTGGTGCCAGAGGAGCAGGGGCACAATCAGCCCATCTGGGGGCAGGAAGCCCTCCTGGGTCGCTTAATGTTCCAGATGGTCAACCACCTACAATTTGGGGCCACCGGAGGCCAGAAATTCCAACCACCTTGCCCTTCTGAGGACTCTAAGGGTGATGTCAGAAGTAGGGAACAGGCCCAAGTATCCAAGCAGATTTACAAGATATTTTACCAACTGACTAATTTTGAAGATACATCTATCAACTATGTCCTGTCCAACCGTGGGGTTGAAACCTCTGCTTTATACCACGGCAGCTTCCAGGACTACAACACCTACCAAGGAAACAAATACCATGAGGACAAGAACACTTCG GGCTTCATCAACCTTGGTACCAGTGAGAACAAGCTCTGTACTGATCTGCTAACTGAAAGG TTGAGTCGGAGTGACATGAACTACATTGATGATGACCTTCTGCAATATTCTGATTGGAGAGGGCAGCCATT CCTGCGGGAAGAAGTGGCCCAGTTCCTGACCTACTACTGTAAGGCACCGGCCCCCCTTGATCCGGAAAAT GTGGTTGTTCTAAACGGCTGCTCCTCTGTCTTCTCCGCACTGGCCACGGTTCTGTGTGATCCAGGTG AGGCCTTTCTGGTCCCCACTCCCACCTATAGTGACTTCGTCTTTAGTGCCCACCTGTATGCGAAGGTTGATCTAGTTCCTGTCGACCTGGAGAGTCAG GTCAGTGATGCAAACACACATCCATTCCAGCTCACCGTGGACAAGTTGGAGCAAGCCCTGCTCAATGCTAAGCTTGAG GGGAAAAAGGTCCGAGGCCTCGTGCTAATCAACCCTCAGAATCCTCTGGGACACATCTACTCCCAAGACTCACTGATGGAATATCTGGAATTTGCCAAGAA GCACAGCCTACACGTGATTATAGATGAGATTTACATGCTGTCTGTGTTTGATGAGTCCATCACATTCCGTAGTGTTCTGAGCATGGAGAG ctTGCCTGACCCCAACAAGACCCATATGATCTGGGGCACCAGTAAG GATTTCGGCATCTCTGGCTTCCGCTTTGGCACTCTGTACACCCATAACAAGGAGGTGGCCTTGGCCATGAGCTCTTTTGGCTACCTTCATGGCATCTCTGGCATCACCCAGTACAAGCTGCATCGGCTGCTCCAGGACAGAG AATGGATTGACAATGTGTACCTGCCCACTAACCACTCCCGGCTGCAGGAGGCTCACAGGTTCATCACTAATGAACTGAAGTCATCGAAGATCCCTTTTCTCAGTCATGGCTCTGGCCTCTATGTCTGGATCAGCTTGAGAAAG TACCTGGACCCATGCACATTTGAGGAAGAGTTGCTCCTCCATCGCCGCTTCCTGGACAAAAAGCTGATATTGTCCTGTGGCAAGACCTTTATGTGTAAGGAGCCTGGCTGGTTCCGCCTCGTCTTTGCAGCTACACCTCTCCTGCTAAAACACG CCATGCAAAGGTTCTATACGGTGCTAGTGGAGCAGGAGCAGGATTGGGTAGTGAAGCAACTGGAGGATGCAATAAACCAGGAAGTGGAGGACCTCCCAGCCAGTGACGCCAGCCAGTCTTACTCTCGGGAAGTCATACTAACCTCGGGTCTGGAAGGCTGTTGTTCTGACCTGGGACTGTGA
- the LOC105076490 gene encoding putative inactive 1-aminocyclopropane-1-carboxylate synthase-like protein 2 isoform X3, translating into MPERAWEEGGVEGGNKSAQQIWILILPLRFYSCATLPKASNFSAPGVISKRSWEHGCRAELDGARRDPAVSASSVASLPRARATRAGRWLLWEGGPVLCPPFFRPLTCAFSASALSFPHQEGKQGFGDPFWRSHATVVVVGAPALCRRGSSQPDEAHMSIQSRSNPSDIPHMSDGQVWDQASRNHSIHTCLMEMVLSLQQAVADHITQLATRHQQQDLVPEEQGHNQPIWGQEALLGRLMFQMVNHLQFGATGGQKFQPPCPSEDSKGDVRSREQAQVSKQIYKIFYQLTNFEDTSINYVLSNRGVETSALYHGSFQDYNTYQGNKYHEDKNTSGFINLGTSENKLCTDLLTERLSRSDMNYIDDDLLQYSDWRGQPFLREEVAQFLTYYCKAPAPLDPENVVVLNGCSSVFSALATVLCDPGEAFLVPTPTYSDFVFSAHLYAKVDLVPVDLESQVSDANTHPFQLTVDKLEQALLNAKLEGKKVRGLVLINPQNPLGHIYSQDSLMEYLEFAKKHSLHVIIDEIYMLSVFDESITFRSVLSMESLPDPNKTHMIWGTSKDFGISGFRFGTLYTHNKEVALAMSSFGYLHGISGITQYKLHRLLQDREWIDNVYLPTNHSRLQEAHRFITNELKSSKIPFLSHGSGLYVWISLRKYLDPCTFEEELLLHRRFLDKKLILSCGKTFMCKEPGWFRLVFAATPLLLKHGLQRTNKS; encoded by the exons ATGCCAGAAAGAGCTTGGGAGGAGGGCGGAGTGGAGGGAGGAAACAAAAGCGCTCAGCAAATCTGGATTCTCATCCTACCCCTGAGGTTTTATAGTTGTGCGACATTGCCTAAGGCATCCAACTTCTCTGCGCCCGGGGTCATATCTAAAAGATCCTGGGAGCACGGTTGCCGCGCTGAGTTGGATGGGGCTCGTCGGGATCCGGCAGTCAGCGCGAGCTCGGTCGCCAGCCTTCCGCGGGCACGCGCCACGCGGGCAGGGCGCTGGCTGCTCTGGGAGGGGGGTCCAGTTCTTTGCCCACCTTTCTTCCGTCCTCTCACTTGCGCTTTCTCTGCGTCTGCCCTGAGTTTTCCGCACCAGGAAGGAAAACAAGGGTTTGGCGACCCCTTTTGGCGAAGCCATGCTACAGTTGTGGTGGTCGGAGCCCCTGCACTCTGCAGGAGAG GTTCTAGCCAGCCAGATGAGGCCCATATGAGTATCCAGAGCAGGAGTAACCCATCAGACATCCCCCACATGTCTGACGGCCAGGTGTGGGACCAGGCCTCCAGGAACCATAGCATCCACACCTGTCTGATGGAGATGGTGCTGTCCTTGCAGCAGGCCGTGGCGGATCACATCACGCAGCTGGCGACCAGGCACCAGCAGCAGGACCTGGTGCCAGAGGAGCAGGGGCACAATCAGCCCATCTGGGGGCAGGAAGCCCTCCTGGGTCGCTTAATGTTCCAGATGGTCAACCACCTACAATTTGGGGCCACCGGAGGCCAGAAATTCCAACCACCTTGCCCTTCTGAGGACTCTAAGGGTGATGTCAGAAGTAGGGAACAGGCCCAAGTATCCAAGCAGATTTACAAGATATTTTACCAACTGACTAATTTTGAAGATACATCTATCAACTATGTCCTGTCCAACCGTGGGGTTGAAACCTCTGCTTTATACCACGGCAGCTTCCAGGACTACAACACCTACCAAGGAAACAAATACCATGAGGACAAGAACACTTCG GGCTTCATCAACCTTGGTACCAGTGAGAACAAGCTCTGTACTGATCTGCTAACTGAAAGG TTGAGTCGGAGTGACATGAACTACATTGATGATGACCTTCTGCAATATTCTGATTGGAGAGGGCAGCCATT CCTGCGGGAAGAAGTGGCCCAGTTCCTGACCTACTACTGTAAGGCACCGGCCCCCCTTGATCCGGAAAAT GTGGTTGTTCTAAACGGCTGCTCCTCTGTCTTCTCCGCACTGGCCACGGTTCTGTGTGATCCAGGTG AGGCCTTTCTGGTCCCCACTCCCACCTATAGTGACTTCGTCTTTAGTGCCCACCTGTATGCGAAGGTTGATCTAGTTCCTGTCGACCTGGAGAGTCAG GTCAGTGATGCAAACACACATCCATTCCAGCTCACCGTGGACAAGTTGGAGCAAGCCCTGCTCAATGCTAAGCTTGAG GGGAAAAAGGTCCGAGGCCTCGTGCTAATCAACCCTCAGAATCCTCTGGGACACATCTACTCCCAAGACTCACTGATGGAATATCTGGAATTTGCCAAGAA GCACAGCCTACACGTGATTATAGATGAGATTTACATGCTGTCTGTGTTTGATGAGTCCATCACATTCCGTAGTGTTCTGAGCATGGAGAG ctTGCCTGACCCCAACAAGACCCATATGATCTGGGGCACCAGTAAG GATTTCGGCATCTCTGGCTTCCGCTTTGGCACTCTGTACACCCATAACAAGGAGGTGGCCTTGGCCATGAGCTCTTTTGGCTACCTTCATGGCATCTCTGGCATCACCCAGTACAAGCTGCATCGGCTGCTCCAGGACAGAG AATGGATTGACAATGTGTACCTGCCCACTAACCACTCCCGGCTGCAGGAGGCTCACAGGTTCATCACTAATGAACTGAAGTCATCGAAGATCCCTTTTCTCAGTCATGGCTCTGGCCTCTATGTCTGGATCAGCTTGAGAAAG TACCTGGACCCATGCACATTTGAGGAAGAGTTGCTCCTCCATCGCCGCTTCCTGGACAAAAAGCTGATATTGTCCTGTGGCAAGACCTTTATGTGTAAGGAGCCTGGCTGGTTCCGCCTCGTCTTTGCAGCTACACCTCTCCTGCTAAAACACG